A stretch of the Bacillus sp. B-jedd genome encodes the following:
- a CDS encoding ABC transporter permease yields MHKAFAIAWLHIKSMFRTPSVWVLMIVMPLVFSIIFGGMAGDSDRKKPLVLYAAGTSELSERAAGLLTANGQYKWEKVNFEEAGEAVKGQKAIAAVIISDGMEERITEEKPLFDVIVQRETTEYLALSPHLEGTARTILTSYSLASGMEDEALPVLLQKVSSHNGIKVEKEIIQKEGNKGASVSIGSLGFTIMFMMFGISGAAATILEERTGGTWPRLLTTPATRWQIITGYILSYFLLGWIQLGIMALATKLIFNGSWGNLLYFIPFASLIILTVVGLGLMIAGLVKTKQQAGAISAVIIVSTCMLGGVYWPLELVPDFMKMIAKFVPQSWMMSGITEIVSGSLNGPAILSSALVLIGFSVVFFFFGLRKMKYEA; encoded by the coding sequence ATGCATAAGGCATTTGCGATTGCCTGGCTCCATATTAAATCGATGTTCCGGACTCCTTCGGTTTGGGTGCTGATGATTGTCATGCCCCTTGTATTCAGCATTATTTTTGGCGGAATGGCCGGAGATTCGGATAGGAAAAAGCCGCTTGTTCTATATGCCGCGGGAACGAGCGAGCTTTCAGAACGGGCAGCTGGGCTGCTGACAGCGAACGGTCAATATAAATGGGAAAAAGTGAACTTTGAAGAAGCAGGAGAGGCAGTGAAAGGCCAGAAGGCCATTGCTGCTGTCATCATTTCTGATGGAATGGAAGAAAGGATCACGGAGGAGAAACCGCTTTTCGATGTAATTGTCCAGCGGGAAACGACTGAGTATCTCGCCCTTTCCCCCCATCTTGAAGGCACAGCGAGAACGATTTTGACAAGTTACTCCCTTGCCTCTGGAATGGAGGATGAGGCCTTACCGGTCTTGCTTCAAAAGGTTTCCAGTCATAATGGTATCAAGGTAGAGAAGGAAATTATCCAGAAGGAAGGCAATAAAGGGGCGAGCGTGTCGATTGGTTCGCTTGGATTTACGATTATGTTCATGATGTTTGGTATTTCGGGTGCCGCGGCGACAATCCTTGAGGAAAGAACCGGCGGCACATGGCCAAGGCTATTGACGACCCCGGCAACGAGGTGGCAAATTATTACCGGCTATATTCTATCGTATTTTTTATTAGGATGGATTCAGCTTGGTATTATGGCATTAGCAACCAAATTAATCTTCAATGGCAGCTGGGGGAATCTGCTCTATTTCATTCCATTCGCATCGTTGATCATCCTGACGGTTGTCGGCCTTGGATTGATGATTGCGGGGCTTGTCAAAACAAAGCAGCAGGCCGGAGCAATAAGCGCGGTCATCATCGTGAGTACTTGTATGCTTGGCGGGGTATATTGGCCTTTAGAGCTTGTTCCTGATTTTATGAAAATGATTGCGAAGTTTGTCCCACAAAGCTGGATGATGTCCGGCATAACCGAAATTGTCAGCGGCAGCCTGAATGGGCCTGCTATCCTGTCATCGGCACTTGTGCTAATTGGGTTTTCAGTAGTCTTTTTCTTTTTCGGACTCCGGAAAATGAAATATGAGGCATAA
- a CDS encoding C40 family peptidase, whose translation MLKKLLAVLLMTTMLTTILPGMSEAASYHTQAISVAKANLGVKYKWGGITPAGFDCSGLVKYSYGKAGKVLPRTAGEMWGKGTRVYSLQPGDLVFYKTYASSKPTHVGIYIGSGKFIHSASSKGVSIAYLSNSYWKPRYVGAKRI comes from the coding sequence ATGTTGAAGAAATTGCTGGCCGTCCTTCTAATGACAACTATGCTGACGACTATCCTACCGGGCATGAGTGAAGCTGCATCTTACCATACACAAGCTATTTCTGTCGCTAAAGCCAATTTGGGCGTAAAATATAAATGGGGCGGAATCACCCCAGCAGGTTTCGATTGTTCAGGACTTGTGAAGTATTCATACGGCAAAGCAGGTAAAGTCCTGCCCCGTACAGCCGGTGAAATGTGGGGCAAGGGAACACGAGTTTACAGCCTCCAGCCGGGAGACCTTGTATTCTATAAAACTTACGCATCTTCCAAACCGACACATGTAGGAATCTACATCGGAAGCGGGAAATTCATCCACTCTGCTTCCTCCAAAGGTGTATCCATCGCCTATCTAAGCAATTCCTACTGGAAGCCGCGCTATGTTGGCGCGAAACGAATCTAA
- a CDS encoding HAD family hydrolase, with product MINGIIFDFDGLIVDTETLWFEAYREIMKGFACELTLEEFSKVIGTTDEQLNAFFENVTGMTVDEAGLHSKTREFYHQRAVSLELREGVRGFLDEAKELNLKVGLASSSGRDWVESYLRKFGIFEFFDTIKTREDVHQVKPDPALYIQALNALGLQPAEAIALEDSLNGSAAAIAAGMHCVIVPNPVTNHLPFQNYRLKLTSMAEKTLAQVIKEVEAG from the coding sequence ATGATTAATGGAATTATATTTGATTTTGACGGTTTGATTGTTGACACGGAAACGCTTTGGTTTGAAGCGTACAGGGAAATCATGAAAGGGTTCGCATGCGAGTTGACTCTTGAAGAATTTTCAAAGGTGATCGGAACGACTGATGAACAATTAAATGCCTTTTTTGAAAACGTGACTGGGATGACAGTGGATGAAGCTGGCCTCCATTCAAAAACAAGGGAATTTTATCATCAACGTGCCGTAAGCCTGGAACTGAGAGAAGGGGTACGGGGGTTTCTCGACGAAGCGAAGGAACTAAATTTAAAAGTAGGGCTGGCTTCCAGTTCCGGCCGGGATTGGGTGGAATCGTATTTACGGAAATTTGGCATCTTCGAGTTCTTTGATACGATCAAGACAAGGGAGGATGTCCATCAAGTCAAACCAGACCCCGCGTTATATATTCAGGCACTAAACGCACTTGGCTTGCAGCCTGCTGAGGCCATTGCCCTCGAAGACTCACTGAATGGCTCGGCAGCCGCCATCGCAGCCGGCATGCACTGTGTGATTGTTCCCAATCCAGTCACGAACCACCTCCCATTTCAAAACTACCGGCTCAAACTAACCTCGATGGCCGAAAAGACACTCGCCCAAGTTATAAAAGAAGTGGAAGCCGGGTAA
- a CDS encoding 4Fe-4S dicluster domain-containing protein has protein sequence MFKRAGFLFNADDCIGCRACQIACKNENQTPAGINWRRVDKLAQGQFITVSCNHCDSPECFRVCPQRAFTKRKDGVVQIDENLCNGCQLCVSACPYGAPQYNEKTRKVSKCQMCFPRQDAGLLPACVEACTTGSLSLIDLNTFEGETAVRTLPGFPDPKVTHPSILFHPQKPRKRFFLGQ, from the coding sequence ATGTTTAAACGCGCAGGGTTTCTTTTTAACGCGGATGATTGCATTGGCTGCAGAGCTTGCCAAATCGCATGCAAAAATGAAAACCAGACCCCGGCGGGGATTAACTGGCGGCGGGTGGATAAATTGGCACAAGGCCAGTTCATAACCGTCTCCTGCAATCATTGCGACAGCCCAGAATGTTTTCGGGTCTGCCCTCAGCGCGCCTTTACGAAACGAAAGGACGGTGTTGTCCAGATAGACGAAAACCTTTGCAACGGCTGCCAGCTTTGTGTATCTGCCTGCCCATATGGCGCTCCCCAATATAATGAAAAAACCCGGAAAGTCAGTAAATGCCAAATGTGCTTTCCAAGACAGGATGCAGGTCTCCTCCCCGCCTGCGTCGAGGCCTGCACAACCGGCTCCCTAAGCCTTATCGACCTGAATACATTCGAGGGCGAAACAGCCGTCCGGACTCTACCCGGCTTCCCCGACCCAAAAGTCACCCACCCCTCCATCCTCTTTCACCCACAAAAGCCAAGAAAAAGGTTCTTCCTTGGCCAGTGA
- a CDS encoding molybdopterin-dependent oxidoreductase, with translation MMKDGIYRNSCPRNCFGTCGILSHVENGRLVKVAGDPAHGFSQGHLCAKGYAFTQYVYSKNRLKFPMRQIPRGSGKWIQISWEEAYTAIAEKMIELNSRFGSNLASGYNKYSGNLGLLHYAVEGMFNSIGPHTKPVGNPCALSGKHAINRSFGQDFSSDPEAMANAELIVLWGANPAVTNVHQMKFIQEARRKGGQFAVIDPVFTPTAQKADLYIQIKPGTDAWLAYGIAKMLLVEGKIDEAFLSTRTAGWEPYRKFLEEDISLEEVYERTGVCEEAVRAIADLYGDHKNAFTWNGLGIQRNTKGRGSIEAINSLAAMAGNLTAPYGGLYYMHFDVEDFPLSLLNHQGPGHPKIQASREVDIGHFARGALKLEEPPLKLLWIASRNIATQDQNLSAWKELLSQLELIVVVDLYMTKTAEQADIVLPAASHFEEEDLNVGYWHYWLSLNQKAIPPYYEAKSDLQIARELTARLNELAPGFSNFPSAKEPIDWIKDELTPKMLKRYSITSWEDLLKGPRKRQDIPHGIPSGGKFNFPGLSEVHELAGKTFAHYSNEPGGYRLLSPQSLLRIHSQYEKVSWLSGENSGNWIEISAKAAMEQGIEDGAIIELFNEHGSLSGIAKINPTLPDDVVQAAQAGNNPVNQLIASSSRMEVQESTYFYDSLVKLRKWSGENV, from the coding sequence ATGATGAAAGACGGCATTTATAGAAATTCATGTCCCCGTAATTGCTTCGGAACTTGCGGCATCCTTTCCCACGTTGAAAACGGCAGGCTTGTTAAGGTGGCTGGCGACCCGGCACATGGCTTCTCGCAAGGACATCTTTGCGCGAAAGGGTATGCCTTCACACAATATGTTTACAGCAAGAACAGACTTAAGTTTCCAATGAGGCAAATCCCGCGGGGTTCCGGCAAGTGGATACAGATCAGTTGGGAGGAAGCTTATACAGCGATTGCTGAAAAGATGATTGAACTCAACAGCCGCTTCGGCTCAAATCTTGCGAGCGGCTATAATAAATACTCCGGCAACCTTGGGCTTCTCCATTATGCCGTCGAGGGAATGTTCAACAGCATCGGCCCGCATACGAAGCCGGTCGGCAACCCATGCGCTCTTTCAGGGAAGCATGCGATTAACCGTTCTTTCGGCCAGGATTTCAGCTCCGATCCGGAAGCGATGGCAAATGCAGAACTTATCGTACTCTGGGGGGCGAATCCGGCGGTCACGAATGTCCATCAGATGAAATTCATCCAGGAGGCGAGGAGGAAAGGCGGCCAGTTCGCGGTAATAGACCCGGTGTTCACTCCGACAGCCCAGAAAGCGGATTTGTATATCCAAATCAAGCCTGGCACAGATGCATGGCTCGCATACGGAATTGCAAAAATGTTGCTTGTTGAAGGCAAAATTGACGAAGCATTCCTTTCCACCCGGACAGCCGGCTGGGAGCCGTACAGAAAATTCCTTGAGGAAGATATAAGCCTTGAGGAAGTATATGAGCGGACAGGGGTCTGTGAGGAGGCAGTAAGAGCGATAGCTGATTTGTACGGGGATCACAAAAACGCTTTTACGTGGAACGGGCTCGGCATCCAGCGAAATACAAAGGGGCGCGGCAGTATCGAAGCGATAAACAGCCTTGCGGCAATGGCCGGAAACCTTACAGCTCCTTATGGCGGTTTATACTACATGCATTTCGATGTTGAGGATTTTCCACTTTCCCTATTGAATCATCAAGGGCCAGGCCATCCGAAAATCCAGGCTTCCCGGGAAGTCGATATTGGCCATTTTGCAAGGGGGGCGCTGAAATTGGAGGAGCCTCCGCTGAAGCTGTTATGGATTGCCTCGAGAAATATAGCAACCCAAGATCAGAACTTGAGTGCCTGGAAGGAATTGCTCAGCCAGCTTGAGCTGATTGTGGTCGTTGATTTATATATGACCAAGACAGCTGAACAGGCGGATATTGTTTTGCCGGCCGCCTCACATTTTGAAGAGGAAGATTTAAATGTCGGCTATTGGCATTACTGGCTGTCGTTGAACCAAAAGGCGATTCCACCATATTACGAGGCAAAGAGCGACCTGCAAATCGCCAGGGAACTGACAGCGCGCCTGAACGAGCTTGCACCCGGTTTTTCCAATTTCCCATCTGCCAAAGAGCCGATTGATTGGATCAAGGATGAACTGACTCCGAAGATGCTCAAACGGTATTCGATCACTTCCTGGGAGGATTTGCTTAAAGGCCCTCGGAAACGTCAGGACATCCCGCATGGAATCCCTTCGGGTGGTAAATTTAATTTTCCCGGGCTATCTGAAGTCCATGAATTGGCAGGCAAAACCTTCGCCCACTATTCAAATGAACCCGGCGGATACAGGCTGCTTTCCCCGCAGTCACTGCTTAGGATCCATTCACAATATGAAAAAGTCTCTTGGCTTTCTGGTGAAAACTCAGGCAACTGGATAGAAATTTCAGCAAAGGCTGCAATGGAACAGGGAATTGAAGACGGAGCAATAATAGAGTTATTTAATGAGCATGGCTCCCTGTCAGGAATTGCTAAAATCAATCCTACCTTGCCGGATGATGTCGTCCAGGCCGCACAGGCAGGCAACAACCCCGTTAATCAGCTGATTGCGTCCTCGAGCAGAATGGAAGTTCAGGAAAGTACGTATTTTTACGACAGCCTCGTTAAGCTAAGGAAATGGAGTGGGGAAAATGTTTAA